From the genome of Haloterrigena sp. KLK7, one region includes:
- a CDS encoding ABC transporter ATP-binding protein, with protein sequence MARLELSNLHAEVAEGDEKILEGVDLEVESGEIHALMGPNGSGKSTTAKVIAGHPAYEVTEGEVLLHLEDEEFGEDIEIDEDQRTWDLLDLEPNERAALGIFLGFQYPAEIEGVTMTNFLRTALNAKIEEREELFEEEEGEDEEEEDEGFESSPMEGPADEGEVGVAEFQQILQEKMEQLEMDEKFAQRYLNAGFSGGEKKQNEVLQAAILEPSIAVLDEIDSGLDIDRLQDVSNGINALRDEQGTGILQITHYQRILDYVEPDHVHVMLDGQIAKSGGPELAEKLEDKGYDWVREDVYGTA encoded by the coding sequence ATGGCACGTCTCGAACTATCCAACTTGCACGCGGAAGTGGCGGAGGGCGACGAGAAAATTCTCGAGGGCGTCGATCTCGAGGTCGAGTCGGGCGAGATCCACGCCCTGATGGGGCCCAACGGCTCCGGGAAGTCGACGACCGCGAAGGTCATCGCCGGCCACCCGGCCTACGAGGTCACCGAGGGCGAGGTCCTGCTCCACCTCGAGGACGAGGAGTTCGGTGAGGACATCGAGATCGACGAGGACCAGCGCACCTGGGACCTGCTCGACCTCGAACCCAACGAGCGCGCCGCGCTCGGTATCTTCCTCGGCTTCCAGTATCCCGCCGAGATCGAGGGCGTCACGATGACGAACTTCCTCCGCACGGCGCTGAACGCCAAGATCGAGGAGCGCGAGGAGCTCTTCGAGGAAGAGGAAGGCGAAGACGAGGAAGAGGAGGACGAAGGCTTCGAGTCCTCGCCGATGGAAGGCCCCGCGGACGAGGGCGAGGTCGGCGTCGCCGAGTTCCAGCAGATCCTCCAGGAGAAGATGGAGCAACTGGAGATGGACGAGAAGTTCGCCCAGCGCTACCTCAACGCCGGCTTCTCCGGCGGCGAGAAGAAGCAGAACGAAGTGCTGCAGGCCGCCATCCTCGAGCCCTCGATCGCCGTCCTCGACGAGATCGACTCCGGGCTCGACATCGACCGCCTGCAGGACGTGTCGAACGGGATCAACGCGCTGCGCGACGAGCAGGGCACCGGTATCCTCCAGATCACCCACTACCAGCGCATCCTCGACTACGTCGAGCCCGATCACGTCCACGTGATGCTCGACGGCCAGATCGCCAAGAGCGGCGGTCCGGAGCTCGCCGAGAAGCTCGAGGACAAGGGGTACGACTGGGTTCGCGAAGACGTCTACGGCACCGCGTAA